AGCTGGCTCTGGATCTTCGCCAAgcttatatttatactatGAGGTGGTACTACTCAAGTAACTTCAGCCGTTACGTCAAATCTTTGGAAAAGTTACCTATGTACACGGTTGAACATTCTATTTTACTCGGCTCTGATGAACCGATAAGAAAGGGTCTGTTTTCTGGCGCAACTGCAACCTCAAGCGCATTTTCTTCATTATATGGTGGTGGAGGGTCACCACGGTCCTCATCTGGATCTACCGCAACATTCGCAGGTAGTGCAACAGTCAATTCGGCAAGCAGAGCACCTACTGATTATCTTACTATTGGTGACAGGGCAAATATCATTTTTTCTGACGACCCCTCAGTAATAACATCACATGTTGCAGAACACTCCCATCTAACCACATCCATTGAAACTGGGTTCCGAAGTTTCAATATAACCTTGATTGACAATGCCAGTGTAGAATTCATGTTTGTTTCTGaattttttcaatatcaaaaggGTGAAACGGCGTCGGCGATATTTAATGCCATTTTTGAACCAACTCTTCATATTGGACACGCTTATACGAAGTTCTTGCTTGACGGGTCTTATGATGCATATGGAATGCTTATTTGTATTCGACTCTGCCGTAAACTAGAACTAGAGTTACAGCATAGAAAAATTCCTGTTGTTCAAGATTATTTCAATCTTCAGCTAATCAACCTATGGCCGCGATTTCAAATTGTCATGGATGCCCATTCCGACAGTTTGCGAAGGGCGTCTACTAAATCATCTGCATTTTCAGCCACAAAATCGAACTCATCCTCCCTTGTTCCTCATCATATTACTCAGCAATTTGCCAGCTTTCTATATGGAATTCTATCACTTTGTGAAGACGACGAGAGTGGAACTGAGCCCGTTGTCAACTCAATTACGCGGCTGCGTAATGATTTTGAATCATTTTTGACAAAGATGAGCGGCACCCTGAACGATTCAACTGCCAAACAAGAGAAATTCCTCTACAACAACTATTTCTTGGTTTCTACTATTATTAGCGTAAGTTTTCATCATATATGCTTATTTAGGTTTTTCGGCACAAGTTGTACTCGGCAAATGTCTTTGCCGCATACTGACGCCGGAGCATTTGGGATAAACAACTGTAAACCTTAATACTAACTGGCGATAGGATCTAGAGGGAAAACTGGCCGAACAGGAAAAAAAGCATTTCAAATTGTTGAACGAGGCATATAAACCATCCTAGTAACATAGACTGTTAGACAATGTCAAGCAAAGCCTCTTAGGCTTCTTATTAGAGTGTTAGAATTAACAAGGTCTCCTCGCGTCAGCTGTGTAGGTTGTGTCGCCAATCATGAAGTCGCAGGCCCGATTCAATCACGTCAGTTAGTTCTGCATGCAACTTTAAAATGAGACCATTTTCGGGTTATGTAAGCTTACACACTTAATGCCGACTGGAATTATTAATCTTACTAAACGTCATGCAAGATTGTGCAGCATATTACACACATCTGGCGCGATGATCACCAACTGGATACCTCAGGGGTAATTCGGCAGCTCTCAGAGCTCGAGTACAAATAGCCGGACATTTTActaaattaatttttgaaTCAATATTTTCCAACAAAAAATTGTTGCAATCACTCTAGGATTCAATTCTCTtaaatttttctttcttaaCTCACATTGAAAATGGCTAAAACTGTAGCAGTAGCTGGTGTCAATGGACTCTTGGGCAAGCATGTCTTAAATGCTCTTCAAGAACCAGCTTTCAAGTCAAGCTTCAACTTCCCTATTAGGGTCTTATCAAGATCTTCTGGctcaacttcaacttctgACATTGAGTACCACCAGGCTAGCGACTTGGCCTCGTACGAAAAAGCTCTTAAGGGTGTTGACGTCCTTATTGATCTTAGAGGCGCAGAAGCTTTGGCCAGCAACGATTTGATCCTCGCTGccaaggctgctggtgtGACTGCCTATGTCCCATCGGAGTTTGGCGATGAATACGAAAAGGCTGGCAAGTATGCTGTGATTTTCGGACTCAAAGCTAATTCTGTCAAAGTCGCTAAAGAGCAGGGACTCCAGGTAATCAAATTCCGCACATCTTACTTTTTGGATATTGCCTTTGGACCTTTGTTGTTCCTTGATCCCAAGGCTGCTACTTCTGACTACGTTGGTGATGGTTCTACCAACATCACTGTTACTTCGCTAAGAAATATTGGTCAAGCTGTTGCCTCAGTATTGACACATCCCTTTGACAAAATTCCTGAAAATGTTAATGTTGCCGGCTCTCAAACTACCCCAGCCGAAGCCGTTAAACTGTTTGAGAAATATTCCGGCAAGAAGGTGACTGTCAACAAGTCTACAGTCGAGGGACTCATTAAGGTTGCTGATGATGTTATTGCCAGTGGTGAAGTATTCAAGGAGCTCTTGAAATTCTTGTACGTTTTGCGTGTAATTAGTGTTACCAGTGATGCTGCTGACTTCAAAACTAATAATGATAACGAGTTTATCAATCCTGGCGAGAAGTACTTCAAATGGGACAAGGTGGAAGATTTCGCCGCTAAAACTTTTGCTTAATTATAGATAATAAATCAATGTTAATTAGTCAGTCTGAACTCTTCGAAAGCTCagttatataaatatagatGGTACTACCATTCGAGATTTGTGTCTCCAAATGGTTTACTCATATGGAGTTCTCGAACTAGGCCATTGACATTGCTCAGATATTTACCAAGCATTTCCTGCTTGTCTTCAGTCGTTTTCCTTGGAATAGAGTTAATGATTTTGGCAGCACCTGAGGTTTCAGGAAtaagataaaaaaatagaaattCTAGGATCCGCAGTTTGACATCTTTTGCAGTATCCTTGTGTTTGAATAAATCACAAATAGCTTTCAGCCCGCCGACAGACTCAAGCAACCTAATATTTTCAACTTCATGGACCATTGCTGATACCAGTGTGTTTATAGCTGCGATCTGGATTTCAGATGGTACTCCATGACCTAGGAAATTGATCAAGAGCTTTTTTGGTTAGTAATTCTTAAAACATACTGCGTAGAAGCTGGAACGTACCTTCATAGTTGAGCCCATACTAAACATTTTTCGGCTATGATAGTGTAATAAACATATACCTTGAATGAGATCAAGTGTCGAAACAATCCGCACCTTATTTAAATCCAAATGGGCCCGTTCATAGCCGCCAACCAACCTTTTGAGAGATGTGATCAATCTTCCAGGAATATTGAAGATAAAGTTGTCCTGAAGTTCTAAAAACTGTTGCATTTCAGGTTTGTTGTACACATTTGAGCACATGTTTCTGGATCTAGCGGTTCCTTTGGAGTTAGTCAAAACTCGTTCATTAGATCCGTCTGCTGGATTACAGATTTCCGCAAGGAGTATATCTATTTGTAACAGTCCTTCATCAAGAAGCTCTATATTTGAAGATTCAATTTTCGAAAACGCTTCTAAAATTATATCTTCCATTGTTATCAACTCCAGTAAATCTAGCAATAAAACAGATTCGCGATCCTAACAAAGTCAACTGATAAATGCAGTCTAATATGTAAATTCTGGAGTACTTGTCGTGATAATGTACATGAACCGGCGATGGTGCGATCGGAATGGCAATatgtaaacaaaccagCAGATTTCAGCCGTATATGATCTGGATCTCAACTGACCCCAGactaaatataaataacgCTATAACATGGTTCTACAAATTAGTTATAGTAGaagtaaaaaaataataaaacaaCTTGAATAATATACACTTTTAATTAGTATGGTttaaataagaaaaaataCCATCTTATTAACTTGGACAAGCAGACTAGATCTTATCATTAATCTCATGATGCCTGAAACATACCGTTGCGGTAAGGGCTAATAATTATAGTATATTGAATGCTCATGCACGGTTAGAGTATAGTACTCTCCACATGCACATGGGTATTCGTCATGTCCAAAAGTCagaatgataatattaGAGTAGTGGTCTGTGGAGACGAAGGTGTCGGGAAATCGTCATTGATCACCTCATTGGTGAAAGATACCTTTGTTCCTAATATTCAAAGTGTCTTGCCTCCAGTAACAATTCCAAGGCAGTTTTCATCGCTTGCTGACACTCCGGGCCAGACAATCGTAGTTGACACTTCACCGCTACTCCAAGATAGACCTCAATTGACAAAAGAGATCAGAAGGGCTAATGTAATATGGTTGGTTTATTCCGACCACTACACGTGCGAAAGGATTTCACTCTTTTGGATGCCATTTTTCAGATCACTGGGTGTCAATCTACCAGTTGTGTTGACTGCTAATAAATGTGACCTGAGTCCCAGAGATGAAGCTTCGAGGGCAATCTCCGAAGAAATGATCCCAATTTTGAAAGAATTTAAGGAGGTTGAGTCGTGTATTAGGTGTAGTGCTAGCCTTCACTTCAATGTGAACCAAgcattttatttatgtCAGAGAGCTGTCACTCATCCCCTGGCTCCACTATTTGATTCAAAGGAAGGAAAGCTAaaacctgctgctgtagcaGCCTTAGAAAgagtattttttttggctgaTAGCGATCAAGATGGTTGCCTAAATGACACTGAACTTAAGGATCTACAAGCCCACTGCTTTCAGAACAAATCTCTCGAAGAGGTAGATATTCTTCAGCTCAAGAATATATTAAGCGAGTTATCGGCTGAAGCACATGTTACAGCTAATACTGGTGACTCGGAAAGCAATGGGTTATCCATTGTTCCAGCAGTGATTCCTGGTAAAGGTATCACTTGTGAAGGGTTTATCTTACtaaacaaaatatttgCTGAAAAAGGTAGACATGAAACAACATGGGGTATTCTCCGTCGCTTTCATTATACCGACTCTTTATCACTGGAGGATAAGTTTCTTTATCCTAAATTAGATGTTCCCCCGAATGCGAGTGTGGAATTAAGTCCTGATGGCTACCGTTTTCTCGTTGATATGTTTCTCCTGTTCGATAAAGATAACGACGGAGGTCTAAATCAACTAGAATTGAATGCATTATTTAAACCGACACCAGGAATTCCCAAACTTTGGAAAGATACAAATTTCCCCCAATCAACAGTACGGAATGAAGCTGGAAATGTCACACTTCAAGGTTGGCTGGCCCAGTGGAGTATGACTACATATCTTGACTATCGTAGTACAATGGCATATTTAGCACAGCTTGGATTCGACGGTAAACAGGGAACACAAAAAATAACCGACGGAGTGAAAATCACCAAGCCTCGAAAGAAACGCAACCCTGCTAGTAAAGCCTATCGGTCGACAGCGATCACTGATAGAAATGTCTTCAactgttttgttttagGCAGCAGTGGAAGTGGGAAGACCACTCTGTTGAAAGCTTTTTTAAACCGACCATTTTCAGAGGTTTATACACCTACGATACAACCTATTTCTGTAGTAAATAGTGTTGAAATGCCTGGTGGAAAGCAATGCTATCTCATTCTCGAAGAACTTGGCGAACTGGAGCCAGCAGTCCTTGAGAATTCATCTCGACTGGATGAATGTGATGTAATCTGTTTTACATATGACTCGTCCGATCCAGATAGTTTTGCATACCTAGTCAATTTGCACAACACATATCCGCAATTGAATATGTTACCTGCGGTCTACGTAGCTTTGAAAGCTGATTTAGATCGCCAGCAACAACGATGCGAACAACAACCTGATGTGTATACTCGAAATCTGTCGATGGCAGCACCGCTACATGTCTCTGCGCAATGGACTTCTTCATTAAACGAGCTCTTTGTTCAACTagctgaagctgctgaataTCCAGGTTCTGCAACTCCACGAGACGGGCCAGAGGAGCATGATACATCAATGCTGCCCACAGCTGCCACAGTCGGTTCGGCACTTGGGGTACTTGCGATAAGCCTTTGGCTCTGGAGGTCGCAGCAACGATAGTCgatatgtatatataacaCTTGCATTTATAATCTAGCACTATAGATATTGCTTTGGGCTTTAGAGCTAAGTTCAGAGCTAGCAGAGGTGGGGAAGCAGATTGAAAGAGAGAGACGAATACATTAAATTTATATAATGGTAAGGGCTATCTATGTTCATGCCTAGAACCCGAGTTTTGGGTACCATAATAAGGATAATGAACTCCTCGTCGATGTCCCACGGACCCCGTATTAGATTGCAGCGGAGATACCTATGATTTTTGTTAGAATGGTGTCAGCTCGGCTGATTCCAGTATCAAAATACTTACATTTTCTTGTAAATAGGCCTGACTTTCGTCTTCTCCATGCCAGAGGTCTTCATTAGCATCGACggatgacgatgaggaggaagaagatgtaGATTCACCAGAGGGGGACTTTTTGGGATCCACCTCTGTGGTActgatatcttcttcataaaTAATTTGTTGATGCTTTTGATAAGTTTGAtaatgctgttgttgatgcggTTGTGCttgatgttgttggtaatgttgttgttgatacatctgctgttgatgctggtgctggggttggtattgttgttgttgatgatgatgatccTGATAATAAACTTGATCATGACCCTGACTCTGAGCCGGATCGTAATCATAATCATATTGTGGTTGGTTACCGTATCCCTCTTCATAACCGCTGTAACCATCATTTCTGTAATTGTCATAATCATAGTCATATCCATCATCTACTATATCTTGCCGATAGCCATCAATGTACTCAACATCTTGGGgttgatgattctgatggTGCTTCATCTCCTCAAGCTGCTGTAGTTGCAATTGTTGCAATTGCTGCATTTGTTGCATTTGTTGCATCTGTTGCTGATAGCCGTGATTGATCAAGTTGAGATAGGCATACATGAAATTCGATAGTAGCACCTGTTGTACTAACGGCCTTCGTGGATTTGCAAGTTTAAGGTGTGAGAGTCTATAGATAGCCCGCTCAATGTGTAAAGGATAACGGTGATGCATCATAACCATACTCTTATCTGACATCTGATGTGCAGGGATATGATACGGCAAACCACCGTCAAACTgtttcatctgctgctgttgctgctgtaaCTGAAGCTCTAATTCACGCTGTTGGGCTTCAATTTCTTGCTGACTCTTTTCATTGGGTTTGCTGCTATCCCGCTGTTTGCGAGTTTCAGCTTGACGAGCACGAGATCTAGACCGAGATCTATACCTGGATTTCGTCACtccctttttcttttctggTGAAAGATGTCCTCTACTTTGCCTTTCTTTCACTTCTTGCGCAACAGTAGGTTTAGAAATGGTCTTCAATAATGAATTTGAACCAGAATTATTGTTGCCTTCGTTGGCACCTGAATCGCTGGGACTGGATTGCTCATCAGAGTCCTTACGTACCTTCATCTTGGAAAAAAAGGATGAAATTCCTTTTCTATCAAATACAGCTGAAGTGGCCGAAACAGGGGATACAGGAGATTGTTCATCAGAAGAACCACGTTCGGCTGCAGTGATAACCTGCTCTGATATCTTTCCAGAGTCACTACCATTAGCATTTCCATTGAAAAGCCACCTCCAACTATTTTTACGTTGTTTCTGTTTTCCTGGGCTTGCCAGTGTAGACGGAtttgtagcagcagtagtcGAAGGAGACACAGATGGGCTTATTGAGCTATCATCTCCACTGAAGGAGCTATTTGCAATTGGGATAGCTGATAGTACATCTGTCGAGGCTCCAAGCATCGATGGGGTCATCAATTTGGATGATATTTCCGATGGGTTAGGAGGCAGATCCTTATCGGTAACAACTTCATTAGAGCTTAGGTCATCATCGATGTCTTTAgcaacttcttcagcaggACTAGATTTAGCCGAAGTCCCGGTAGATAATTCAGATTTGTGAATAGTACTAGGGATAATTGTAGGATCTTCACTAGGAGAAGAGCTTGGGATTGCTTCAACACTAAGCTCTCTGCTTCTAGCGATAACCAGGGGTTCGACATGACCAAATTGGCCCTCAGTCTGACGCGAAATAGGTTCTTCAGCAGGTACGTCAGCTTTCTCTTGTAAGTCCACCTTATCATTAGAGAGGGGCACAATTGGCTCGCCCACCGGTACCACAATTTCTGATGCATTATTTTCTTGCCCTGACTCATCTTGTTGTTGGGGTTTGATCGACTGTGACTGCtcttgctgttgttgagactCTTTGTTTGAATCATCTTCGGCCTCCTTCTTCAACGAAGCACCCCTTTGTCTTCCCTTTCGCATAGCCGGTTTGTTGTACCTTGTATGTGCTGCTCTTCTTAACGACGGCGAAGGAGCCGACATAATAGGCTGATCACTATCGTTGGCTAATGGTTCAATTTCCATGGATCCACTTGAAGACTTCCGGTCATGATCAGAATTACTAACAGAGTTATCGTTTGAGCTATCATCCGAGATATAAGCGTTATTGCTGTAATTGCTTCCATAGCCATATGTGTTAGTGCGAGATAAAGATCTAGCCAGCTGGAATGGATCCATGGCTAAACTCTCTAATTCACCGAGAGACTTCAACTGAGCCGATAGGGAGGAAAGAGACGTCATATCTTCTGGAGAACTTAATGAGGCACCACGGCTTTTTCGCTTGTTCTCCAACACGTCGCTACCATCAGTGTATTCAGCTTGATCTGAGATCTCTCTACTCAGACGGGTATTTCTACGGCTCAGCTTTGCGCCCGATGATGGTGAAACCGGCTCATTTTGGGAGTCAGAGTCCGAAGCTTCATTCGAGAGTGATGACGGCGACTGTTGTGGCGAGATTGTGGCGCGAATTTCTGCTACTTTCTGTTGTACAAACGACTTCCACTCTTGAGGGGCTAACTCTGGATGCACATTAGCAGGAACCCATAATAGCTGAGAAGCGTGTTGTGATGATATGATGCTACCAGGGGATATAGGACCATTTTCAGCATTCCCTGAAGATTCTTCATTGGAAAACTCTGTCACGACATGTAATGGTTGTTGTCCAGACGATCTGGTTCGACGTGGAGAACCGGTCGGTGGAGTGGATATACGATAAGCAGATCCACTACTATAACTTCTTCCAACAGGTGATGAGGTAGGACTACTCGATGTTGCAGTCTGACCATCGTCTGACACTTTCGCATTACCGGGGACAGGACTAGGCGTGTTCTGTCGCGAAGAAGCGGAtgaggacgaagatgatgatgaacCACCGTGATTATTAGCCCCACTAGGAACCACAACTGGTACCGGTGGAGTGCCATTTCCAAGTGACCTTCTGTTCATGTTGGGTGGGTTTGCTTCGTTGTAAAAGGAAGAAAACTGAGGCAAGTCTGGGTCCAGGGTCGGCAAAGCACCTAATGAGAGTCTCTTTAAAGCTTGAACATTGCTCATTTCCTGAGCAactacagcagcagccgctACTGAATCTGCTTGCTCATTTGAATACGTAGACGTGCTACTCATCCTTCTAGGTGTCATTGTGGGAGACGTGGATGTTGAAGATAAACGACGTGTTGATGGTGCCGAATGTCTCTTTGAAGCTTGGGGTCTACTTGATGAGGTATCAGATGCTCTTCTACGTGGGGGTTCAGCTGAGGACGATGCAGATGAATGCTGTGAGATTTGTGATCTGATTGACCCCGTTGAAGGCCGCCTGCTTGAAATAGCCGAAGATGCATCACCCGATGGTCTCCTAGTCATTGAATATGCTGAATCACCCGATATTTGTCTTACGAGAGAAATATCAGACGGTCGTCTTTTCGAAGCTGACATGCTGTCAGATGTGTGACGAGATATGCTAGATTCAGAAGGACGTCTAGACGACAAATATGTGACATTGTCCGATGGTCGTCTAGTCAGGCTCGATTTTGAACTCTCTGTGGATGGACCTATACTTGTCTTGAGAGTGGTGCTTTCGACAGATCGCGTCCTAGACAGTTTAGAATCCGAAGGGTTGACATTTGTACTACTCCTACTACCACTGATACCTCCCAATTTAGCTGATTTAGACTCTGAACTTTCTGAAGATCGTCTATGTGGTCGCTCCTCACCTTCACCAGTAATATTACCCACTTGCAAACCGTTGACCCTTCTTGGCCCCCGGTCTCTATCTCTTTTTGGAACTTCAGGAACCTGCCCTAGATAATTTTCCTTCAAATTTAAATGAGCGAAC
The Sugiyamaella lignohabitans strain CBS 10342 chromosome A, complete sequence genome window above contains:
- the VPS52 gene encoding Vps52p (Component of the GARP (Golgi-associated retrograde protein) complex; GARP is required for the recycling of proteins from endosomes to the late Golgi, and for mitosis after DNA damage induced checkpoint arrest; involved in localization of actin and chitin; members of the GARP complex are Vps51p-Vps52p-Vps53p-Vps54p; GO_component: GO:0000938 - GARP complex [Evidence IPI] [PMID 10637310]; GO_component: GO:0005794 - Golgi apparatus [Evidence IEA,IEA]; GO_component: GO:0005794 - Golgi apparatus [Evidence IDA] [PMID 10637310]; GO_component: GO:0005737 - cytoplasm [Evidence IEA]; GO_component: GO:0005856 - cytoskeleton [Evidence IEA,IEA]; GO_component: GO:0005768 - endosome [Evidence IEA]; GO_component: GO:0010008 - endosome membrane [Evidence IEA]; GO_component: GO:0016020 - membrane [Evidence IEA]; GO_function: GO:0005515 - protein binding [Evidence IPI] [PMID 12377769]; GO_process: GO:0006896 - Golgi to vacuole transport [Evidence IMP] [PMID 10637310]; GO_process: GO:0030029 - actin filament-based process [Evidence IGI] [PMID 9153752]; GO_process: GO:0015031 - protein transport [Evidence IEA]; GO_process: GO:0042147 - retrograde transport, endosome to Golgi [Evidence IDA] [PMID 12686613]; GO_process: GO:0006810 - transport [Evidence IEA]) gives rise to the protein MSVVGNRVASRSISRPSPSGSKESTVDVLLQLNDILSINLADLVPQLDLVVPSISGTTNESASEQTKKAEGGSSTEKTQEVEDIDDKEKERSDSSGLTETTLPINSFNSLEEIVAEGAKQQSQKETKLDAESYHKEIGKFQSLHEELVTSQKTLDVLETSLKTFKSNLNALSADMELLQNRSLDHAQRLQLRKQAEIKLAPLVEALIIPPSIVLQISEKEISPQWRAALKYLVRRKSELESLKSSGEKFTAIEGAEAQLTLVTKKAIERIRDYLVNHIRSLRSPGVNAQAIQGDLLANKDLYKFLFKEYEKLALDLRQAYIYTMRWYYSSNFSRYVKSLEKLPMYTVEHSILLGSDEPIRKGLFSGATATSSAFSSLYGGGGSPRSSSGSTATFAGSATVNSASRAPTDYLTIGDRANIIFSDDPSVITSHVAEHSHLTTSIETGFRSFNITLIDNASVEFMFVSEFFQYQKGETASAIFNAIFEPTLHIGHAYTKFLLDGSYDAYGMLICIRLCRKLELELQHRKIPVVQDYFNLQLINLWPRFQIVMDAHSDSLRRASTKSSAFSATKSNSSSLVPHHITQQFASFLYGILSLCEDDESGTEPVVNSITRLRNDFESFLTKMSGTLNDSTAKQEKFLYNNYFLVSTIISVSFHHICLFRFFGTSCTRQMSLPHTDAGAFGINNCKP
- a CDS encoding Cell division control protein 14; amino-acid sequence: MVHEVENIRLLESVGGLKAICDLFKHKDTAKDVKLRILEFLFFYLIPETSGAAKIINSIPRKTTEDKQEMLGKYLSNVNGLVRELHMSKPFGDTNLEW
- the GEM1 gene encoding ERMES complex Ca(2+)-binding regulatory GTPase GEM1 (Outer mitochondrial membrane GTPase, subunit of the ERMES complex; potential regulatory subunit of the ERMES complex that links the ER to mitochondria and may promote inter-organellar calcium and phospholipid exchange as well as coordinating mitochondrial DNA replication and growth; cells lacking Gem1p contain collapsed, globular, or grape-like mitochondria; ortholog of metazoan Miro GTPases; GO_component: GO:0032865 - ERMES complex [Evidence IPI] [PMID 21825164]; GO_component: GO:0032865 - ERMES complex [Evidence IPI] [PMID 21945531]; GO_component: GO:0016021 - integral component of membrane [Evidence IEA]; GO_component: GO:0005622 - intracellular [Evidence IEA]; GO_component: GO:0016020 - membrane [Evidence IEA]; GO_component: GO:0005741 - mitochondrial outer membrane [Evidence IEA,IEA,IEA]; GO_component: GO:0005741 - mitochondrial outer membrane [Evidence IDA] [PMID 15479738]; GO_component: GO:0005741 - mitochondrial outer membrane [Evidence IDA] [PMID 16407407]; GO_component: GO:0005739 - mitochondrion [Evidence IEA]; GO_component: GO:0005739 - mitochondrion [Evidence IDA] [PMID 16823961]; GO_function: GO:0005525 - GTP binding [Evidence IEA,IEA]; GO_function: GO:0003924 - GTPase activity [Evidence IEA]; GO_function: GO:0003924 - GTPase activity [Evidence IDA] [PMID 15479738]; GO_function: GO:0005509 - calcium ion binding [Evidence IEA]; GO_function: GO:0005509 - calcium ion binding [Evidence IDA] [PMID 21036903]; GO_function: GO:0016787 - hydrolase activity [Evidence IEA]; GO_function: GO:0046872 - metal ion binding [Evidence IEA]; GO_function: GO:0000166 - nucleotide binding [Evidence IEA]; GO_process: GO:0006184 - GTP catabolic process [Evidence IEA]; GO_process: GO:0019725 - cellular homeostasis [Evidence IEA]; GO_process: GO:0008152 - metabolic process [Evidence IEA]; GO_process: GO:0000001 - mitochondrion inheritance [Evidence IGI,IMP] [PMID 18245340]; GO_process: GO:0055091 - phospholipid homeostasis [Evidence IGI] [PMID 21825164]; GO_process: GO:0010821 - regulation of mitochondrion organization [Evidence IMP] [PMID 21825164]; GO_process: GO:0007264 - small GTPase mediated signal transduction [Evidence IEA]), which produces MSKSQNDNIRVVVCGDEGVGKSSLITSLVKDTFVPNIQSVLPPVTIPRQFSSLADTPGQTIVVDTSPLLQDRPQLTKEIRRANVIWLVYSDHYTCERISLFWMPFFRSLGVNLPVVLTANKCDLSPRDEASRAISEEMIPILKEFKEVESCIRCSASLHFNVNQAFYLCQRAVTHPLAPLFDSKEGKLKPAAVAALERVFFLADSDQDGCLNDTELKDLQAHCFQNKSLEEVDILQLKNILSELSAEAHVTANTGDSESNGLSIVPAVIPGKGITCEGFILLNKIFAEKGRHETTWGILRRFHYTDSLSLEDKFLYPKLDVPPNASVELSPDGYRFLVDMFLLFDKDNDGGLNQLELNALFKPTPGIPKLWKDTNFPQSTVRNEAGNVTLQGWLAQWSMTTYLDYRSTMAYLAQLGFDGKQGTQKITDGVKITKPRKKRNPASKAYRSTAITDRNVFNCFVLGSSGSGKTTLLKAFLNRPFSEVYTPTIQPISVVNSVEMPGGKQCYLILEELGELEPAVLENSSRLDECDVICFTYDSSDPDSFAYLVNLHNTYPQLNMLPAVYVALKADLDRQQQRCEQQPDVYTRNLSMAAPLHVSAQWTSSLNELFVQLAEAAEYPGSATPRDGPEEHDTSMLPTAATVGSALGVLAISLWLWRSQQR